Proteins encoded in a region of the Isosphaeraceae bacterium EP7 genome:
- the ndhC gene encoding NADH-quinone oxidoreductase subunit A, translating to MGTEFTPIFVFILVALMTGVGMLVSSALIGPKKKTAVKQMPYESGMDPIGDAKQRFDVRYYLVAIVFLLFDVELLFLYPWAVAQWSFKTAAQIANEGGAAASAVAGVGIPPEFRGLVFGEIMVFIVVLVAAFAYAWRKGVFEWR from the coding sequence ATGGGCACCGAGTTCACGCCGATCTTCGTCTTCATCCTCGTCGCCTTGATGACCGGGGTGGGGATGCTCGTCTCGAGTGCCCTGATCGGGCCCAAGAAGAAGACGGCCGTCAAGCAGATGCCGTACGAGTCGGGCATGGACCCGATCGGCGACGCCAAGCAGCGGTTCGACGTCCGCTACTACCTCGTCGCCATCGTCTTCCTGCTCTTCGACGTGGAACTCCTGTTCCTCTATCCCTGGGCCGTGGCCCAGTGGAGCTTCAAGACGGCCGCCCAGATCGCGAATGAGGGCGGCGCCGCGGCATCGGCCGTGGCCGGCGTGGGCATCCCCCCCGAGTTCCGCGGCCTGGTCTTCGGCGAGATCATGGTCTTCATCGTCGTCCTGGTGGCGGCCTTCGCCTACGCCTGGCGCAAGGGAGTCTTCGAATGGCGTTGA
- a CDS encoding NADH-quinone oxidoreductase subunit B family protein codes for MALNIAPAKAGSTAVALGSSADAEIPENIILTSLDAVVNWCRKNSLWPMPFATACCGIELMAVGASRFDIARFGAEVMRFSPRQCDLLIVAGRVSMKMLPVLQRIWLQMPEPKWSISMGACASTGGIFDTYAVVQGVDRFIPVDVYIPGCPPRPEQILRAVMDLQAKVQSGGTLAGNSGLPELLEREKMLVEKRTLPIGFALTPERGDEERFGTRAPGGEAPVGRDETK; via the coding sequence ATGGCGTTGAACATTGCCCCGGCCAAAGCGGGCAGCACCGCCGTGGCTCTCGGGTCCTCGGCCGACGCCGAAATTCCCGAGAACATCATCCTCACGTCGCTCGACGCGGTCGTGAACTGGTGCCGCAAGAACAGCCTCTGGCCCATGCCATTCGCCACCGCCTGCTGCGGGATCGAGCTGATGGCCGTCGGCGCCAGCCGGTTCGACATCGCCCGGTTCGGCGCCGAGGTCATGCGGTTCAGCCCCAGGCAGTGCGACCTGCTCATCGTCGCCGGCCGCGTCAGCATGAAGATGCTGCCGGTGCTCCAGCGCATCTGGCTGCAGATGCCCGAGCCCAAGTGGTCGATCAGCATGGGCGCCTGCGCCTCGACCGGCGGGATCTTCGACACTTACGCCGTGGTGCAGGGCGTCGACCGATTCATCCCCGTGGATGTCTACATCCCCGGCTGCCCCCCCAGGCCCGAGCAGATCCTCAGGGCCGTCATGGACCTGCAAGCCAAGGTCCAGAGTGGTGGCACGCTCGCCGGTAACAGCGGCCTGCCCGAGCTGCTCGAACGCGAGAAGATGCTCGTCGAGAAGCGGACCCTCCCCATCGGCTTCGCCCTCACGCCCGAGCGTGGCGACGAGGAGCGATTCGGCACCAGGGCGCCCGGCGGCGAGGCCCCGGTCGGCCGCGACGAGACGAAGTAA
- a CDS encoding NADH-quinone oxidoreductase subunit C: MSASTETETDDRHASTFATLSKVFGDGVFSTSRSRGNVRLFVPKERLIPLLTTLKDECGFSMLVELGGVDYLGYPGHTRSRFEVHYVVKNLDTTEQLIIKVGVDDPAPSIPSVYPLWRGADWMEREVYDMYGITFDGHPDLRRILMPDEFTAFPLRKDYPLRGRGERHNFPRLTRENS; the protein is encoded by the coding sequence ATGAGCGCCTCGACCGAGACTGAGACCGACGACCGCCATGCCTCGACCTTCGCGACCCTCTCGAAGGTGTTCGGCGACGGCGTCTTCTCCACCTCGCGATCCCGCGGCAACGTCCGCCTTTTCGTCCCCAAGGAGCGGCTCATCCCGCTGCTGACCACCCTCAAGGACGAGTGCGGGTTCTCGATGCTCGTCGAGCTCGGCGGGGTCGATTATCTAGGCTACCCGGGCCACACCCGCAGCCGGTTCGAGGTCCACTACGTCGTCAAGAACCTCGACACCACCGAGCAGCTCATCATCAAGGTTGGGGTCGACGACCCGGCCCCGTCGATTCCTTCGGTCTACCCGCTCTGGCGGGGTGCCGACTGGATGGAACGCGAGGTCTACGACATGTACGGGATCACGTTCGATGGTCACCCCGACCTCAGACGAATCCTGATGCCCGACGAGTTCACCGCCTTCCCGCTCCGCAAGGATTACCCCCTGCGTGGCCGAGGCGAGCGGCACAACTTCCCCAGGCTGACGCGCGAGAACTCGTGA
- the nuoD gene encoding NADH dehydrogenase (quinone) subunit D: MLDDPELEAESKPYLWTLNFGPQHPATHTTLRLVLDLDGERIVRATPHIGYLHSGFEKLGEHLNFNQYVTVVDRKNYISPPMNEVAWHNAVEKLLDIELTKRCQYIRVIIGELARISDHLLCTGAAALDLGAFTAFLFAFNQRELIYDVYEEMSGYRFHPGYTRVGGLMYDFNDKVIGRIRKFLDAMPRVLSDMEKLLFRNKIFLDRMRGVGTLSREDAINFSASGPIARASGVTYDLRKDEPYLAYNDFDFIVPYATEGDCYARFQVRMEEMVQSISIVKQAIENLPSGPYNVPIAEKFPLPDKGTSYNSMEGLIQHFELIMPNRGLESPKDEIYAAIESPNGELGYYLVTDGSKTAWRTRTRPPSYIHFQVFPHIIKDHLLADIVAVLGSLNIIAAELDR; the protein is encoded by the coding sequence TTGCTCGACGATCCCGAGCTCGAAGCAGAGTCCAAGCCCTACCTCTGGACCTTGAACTTCGGCCCGCAGCACCCGGCCACTCACACGACGCTGCGCCTGGTCCTCGACCTGGATGGCGAGCGCATCGTCCGCGCCACGCCGCACATCGGCTACCTGCACTCCGGGTTCGAGAAGCTCGGCGAGCACCTCAACTTCAACCAGTACGTCACGGTCGTCGACCGCAAGAACTACATCAGCCCGCCGATGAACGAGGTGGCCTGGCACAACGCCGTGGAGAAGCTCCTCGACATCGAGCTGACCAAGCGTTGCCAGTACATCCGGGTCATCATCGGCGAGCTGGCCCGCATCAGCGACCACCTTCTGTGTACGGGCGCCGCGGCGCTCGACCTGGGGGCGTTCACCGCCTTCCTCTTCGCGTTCAATCAGCGTGAGCTGATCTACGACGTCTACGAGGAGATGTCGGGCTACAGGTTCCACCCCGGCTACACCCGGGTCGGCGGCCTGATGTACGACTTCAACGACAAGGTGATCGGCCGGATCCGCAAGTTCCTCGACGCCATGCCCCGCGTCCTGTCGGACATGGAGAAGCTGCTCTTCCGCAACAAGATCTTCCTGGACCGGATGAGGGGCGTCGGCACGCTCAGCCGCGAAGACGCGATCAACTTCTCCGCCAGCGGCCCCATCGCCCGCGCCAGCGGCGTGACGTACGACCTCCGCAAGGACGAGCCGTACCTGGCCTACAACGACTTCGACTTCATCGTCCCCTATGCCACCGAGGGCGACTGCTACGCCCGGTTCCAGGTGCGCATGGAGGAGATGGTCCAGAGCATCTCGATCGTCAAGCAGGCCATCGAGAACCTCCCCTCCGGCCCGTACAACGTGCCGATCGCCGAGAAGTTCCCGCTGCCCGACAAGGGGACCTCCTACAACAGCATGGAAGGCCTGATCCAGCACTTCGAGCTGATCATGCCCAACCGGGGCCTGGAGTCGCCCAAGGACGAGATCTACGCGGCCATCGAGTCGCCCAACGGCGAGCTCGGCTATTATCTCGTCACCGACGGCAGCAAGACCGCCTGGCGGACCCGGACCAGGCCCCCCTCTTACATCCACTTCCAGGTCTTCCCGCACATCATCAAGGATCACCTGCTGGCCGACATCGTGGCCGTGCTCGGCAGCCTGAACATCATCGCCGCCGAGCTCGACCGCTAG
- a CDS encoding NAD(P)H-dependent oxidoreductase subunit E produces MPAEVTSPMLSEAIRDKIRAFIPRYPSKRAVTLPALHIVHEHFRCVPFQAMAEIAEILELAPAEVHDTMSFYGFFPQAPIGEKRLWVCRSISCMLRGGDETLEVVCKKLGIHNAETTADGKLSVEFAECLGICDFAPAALCDTGKIYGPLETEAQVDAMLEDLGR; encoded by the coding sequence ATGCCCGCCGAAGTGACAAGCCCGATGCTCAGCGAGGCGATCCGCGACAAGATCCGCGCCTTCATCCCGCGCTACCCGAGCAAGCGGGCCGTCACGCTCCCCGCGCTGCACATCGTCCACGAGCACTTCCGCTGCGTCCCGTTCCAGGCCATGGCCGAGATCGCCGAGATCCTCGAACTGGCGCCGGCCGAAGTGCACGACACAATGAGCTTCTACGGGTTCTTCCCGCAGGCCCCCATCGGCGAGAAGCGCCTCTGGGTCTGCCGGTCGATCTCGTGCATGCTCCGCGGTGGCGACGAGACCCTCGAAGTCGTCTGCAAGAAGCTGGGAATCCACAACGCCGAGACCACCGCCGACGGCAAGCTGAGCGTCGAGTTCGCCGAATGCCTCGGCATCTGCGACTTCGCCCCGGCCGCCCTCTGCGACACCGGCAAGATCTACGGCCCGCTCGAGACCGAGGCCCAGGTCGACGCCATGCTCGAAGACCTCGGCCGCTAG
- the nuoF gene encoding NADH-quinone oxidoreductase subunit NuoF, producing the protein MAAFEPVLSRNWDVPDSHTLGVYESRGGYQSARKVLSSMSPDDVVNLVKASELRGRGGAGFPCGLKWSFLPKDRQETLMCINADESEPATFNNRILMEADPHQLIEGILISCFATKATAAYLYVRFEYIHAYRILEQAIKEARDAGLLGNNILGSGYNLEIWVHRGAGAYICGEETGLIESLEGKRGWPRIKPPFPAIEGAFRKPTVVNNVETLCCVPHIVERGADWFKSIGTPKSYGPKLYCISGHVNKQVCVELPLGATTNQLIEDHAGGVWKGRKAKAAVPGGISMGLLSAAELDVPLDFEALRSTGCLGLGTAAVTVMDDQTRIIDYLYNTARFFAHESCGQCTPCREGTAWIYKAIKRIRNGGGRIEDLDTLGHLSANMGIMPGTTICGLADGAAWPLKNALAKFRPELEEFIRDHQSPDYAVTPLQQAISNGTPGDAAVANYLPVISAPGSILRSPESR; encoded by the coding sequence TTGGCCGCATTCGAACCGGTCCTCTCCCGAAACTGGGACGTCCCCGATAGCCACACGCTGGGCGTCTACGAGTCCCGCGGCGGCTACCAGTCGGCGCGCAAGGTCCTCTCGTCGATGTCGCCCGACGACGTCGTCAACCTCGTCAAAGCGAGCGAGCTGCGGGGCCGCGGCGGCGCGGGCTTCCCCTGCGGCCTGAAGTGGTCGTTCCTGCCGAAAGACCGGCAGGAGACCCTCATGTGCATCAACGCCGACGAGAGCGAGCCGGCGACGTTCAACAACCGGATCCTCATGGAGGCTGACCCCCATCAGCTCATCGAGGGGATCCTCATCTCCTGCTTCGCCACCAAGGCGACCGCCGCCTACCTCTACGTCCGGTTCGAGTACATCCACGCCTACCGCATCCTCGAGCAGGCCATCAAAGAGGCCCGCGACGCCGGACTGCTGGGCAACAACATCCTGGGCTCGGGCTACAACCTGGAGATCTGGGTCCACCGGGGTGCCGGCGCCTACATCTGCGGCGAGGAGACCGGCCTGATCGAGAGCCTGGAAGGCAAGCGGGGCTGGCCCCGGATCAAGCCGCCGTTCCCGGCCATCGAGGGAGCCTTCCGCAAGCCGACGGTCGTCAACAATGTTGAGACCCTCTGCTGCGTCCCCCACATCGTCGAGCGCGGGGCCGACTGGTTCAAGTCGATCGGCACGCCCAAGAGCTATGGCCCCAAGCTGTATTGCATCTCGGGCCATGTGAACAAGCAGGTCTGCGTCGAGCTGCCGCTGGGCGCCACCACCAATCAGCTCATCGAGGATCACGCCGGCGGCGTCTGGAAGGGCCGCAAGGCCAAGGCCGCCGTCCCGGGCGGGATCAGCATGGGCCTGTTGTCGGCCGCCGAGCTGGATGTCCCGCTCGACTTCGAGGCCCTCCGCTCAACCGGCTGCCTCGGGCTGGGGACCGCCGCGGTCACCGTCATGGACGACCAGACGCGGATCATCGATTACCTGTACAACACCGCCCGCTTCTTCGCCCACGAGAGCTGCGGCCAGTGCACCCCCTGCCGCGAGGGGACCGCCTGGATCTACAAGGCGATCAAGCGAATTCGCAACGGCGGCGGGCGGATCGAAGACCTCGACACGCTCGGCCACCTCTCGGCCAACATGGGCATCATGCCCGGCACCACCATCTGCGGGCTGGCCGACGGCGCCGCCTGGCCGCTCAAGAATGCCCTGGCCAAGTTCAGGCCCGAGCTCGAAGAGTTCATCCGAGACCATCAGTCGCCCGACTACGCCGTGACCCCGCTGCAGCAGGCCATCTCCAACGGCACACCGGGCGACGCGGCGGTCGCCAACTACCTGCCGGTGATCAGCGCCCCAGGGTCGATCCTCCGATCGCCCGAGAGCCGCTGA
- a CDS encoding molybdopterin-dependent oxidoreductase, with product MATILINGQEYPLPEGEKLNAIQAAQRIGVEIPYYCWHPSLSVVANCRMCEIEVGSKDPKTGEIRMVPKLVPGCQTPAKDGTVLVTDSPKVVEHQRMIMELLLLNHPLDCPVCDQAGECGLQDYSYSNGQAVHRFVEERVVNPRKEVAETIQLNADRCIMCTRCVRFTREITHTGELQVISRGSHAEIDIFPGHPVANALAGNVVDLCPVGALLDKDFLHKQRVWFLSKHDGVCTRCSTGCNISSEENRGEIWRFKPRNNPLVNDYWICDEGRYSYKSANDPSLLTAMYARIGNELGPVLTDQALKSAGQELTKVASEGGKIAAVISPFLTVEEAYLLAGYIKGLSPDAVLALGAVPVVGEDQTFTPDKVKGRNGDTSFLDPKPFTIHAEKCPNRKGVEAVLAHFQGEVIDFNALTGRIAAGEFKALYYTSGSPDLWADEEAARSLRSGVSYLVVQDTLVTPLAQLADVVLASATFAEKAGSYVNADGRLQYAEAALPPRDGSLPDLDILAILGGRSGGPVESSAVLAELAAKIPAFGVAAGGKLPTYGALLGDAPAPLPTNGDAPTPFIDAWSKTRAQIGTRSGAGATR from the coding sequence ATGGCGACGATCCTCATCAACGGCCAGGAATACCCCCTCCCCGAGGGGGAGAAGCTCAACGCCATCCAGGCCGCCCAGCGCATCGGGGTCGAGATCCCCTACTACTGCTGGCACCCCTCCCTCTCCGTCGTGGCCAACTGCCGGATGTGCGAGATCGAGGTCGGCTCGAAGGACCCGAAGACCGGCGAGATCCGGATGGTCCCGAAGCTCGTCCCCGGCTGCCAGACGCCGGCCAAGGACGGGACCGTCCTTGTCACCGACAGCCCCAAGGTCGTCGAGCATCAGCGGATGATCATGGAGCTGCTGCTCCTGAATCACCCGCTCGACTGCCCCGTCTGCGACCAGGCCGGCGAGTGCGGCCTGCAAGACTACAGCTACTCCAACGGCCAGGCCGTCCACCGGTTCGTCGAGGAACGGGTGGTCAACCCCCGCAAGGAGGTCGCCGAGACCATCCAGCTGAACGCGGACCGGTGCATCATGTGCACCCGCTGCGTCCGCTTCACCCGCGAGATCACCCATACCGGCGAGCTGCAGGTCATCAGCCGCGGCAGTCACGCCGAGATCGACATCTTCCCCGGCCACCCCGTCGCCAATGCCCTGGCCGGCAATGTGGTCGACCTCTGCCCGGTCGGGGCCCTGCTCGACAAGGACTTCCTCCACAAGCAGCGCGTCTGGTTCCTGTCCAAGCACGACGGCGTTTGCACCCGCTGCTCCACCGGCTGCAACATCAGCTCCGAGGAGAATCGCGGCGAGATCTGGCGGTTCAAGCCTCGCAACAATCCGCTGGTCAACGACTACTGGATCTGCGACGAGGGCCGATACAGCTACAAGTCGGCCAACGACCCCAGCCTGCTCACGGCCATGTACGCCCGGATCGGCAACGAGCTGGGCCCGGTCCTGACCGACCAGGCGCTCAAGTCGGCCGGCCAGGAACTGACCAAGGTCGCCAGCGAAGGCGGAAAGATCGCCGCCGTGATCTCGCCGTTCCTGACGGTCGAAGAAGCCTACCTGCTCGCCGGTTACATCAAGGGCCTCAGCCCCGACGCCGTGCTCGCCCTCGGAGCAGTCCCGGTGGTGGGCGAAGACCAGACGTTCACGCCCGACAAGGTCAAGGGGCGTAACGGCGACACCAGCTTCCTGGACCCGAAGCCGTTCACGATCCACGCCGAGAAGTGCCCGAACCGCAAGGGTGTTGAGGCCGTGCTCGCCCACTTCCAGGGCGAGGTGATCGACTTCAACGCCCTGACGGGGCGGATCGCCGCCGGCGAGTTCAAGGCCCTGTACTACACCTCGGGCTCGCCCGACCTCTGGGCCGATGAAGAGGCCGCCCGATCCTTGCGATCAGGCGTCAGCTACCTCGTCGTCCAGGACACTCTCGTCACGCCGCTGGCACAACTGGCGGACGTGGTGCTGGCCTCGGCCACATTTGCCGAGAAGGCCGGCAGTTACGTTAATGCCGACGGCCGGTTGCAGTATGCCGAAGCGGCCCTACCGCCCCGCGACGGCAGCCTGCCCGACCTGGACATCCTGGCGATCCTCGGCGGCCGCTCCGGCGGGCCGGTGGAATCGTCGGCGGTTCTCGCCGAGCTGGCCGCCAAGATCCCGGCGTTCGGCGTCGCCGCGGGCGGCAAGCTGCCGACCTACGGCGCCTTGCTAGGTGACGCACCCGCGCCTTTGCCGACCAATGGCGACGCGCCGACCCCGTTCATCGACGCCTGGTCCAAGACCAGGGCCCAGATCGGCACCCGCTCCGGCGCGGGCGCCACCCGCTGA
- the nuoH gene encoding NADH-quinone oxidoreductase subunit NuoH, protein MSFWALVAILFKIGVVVGITQGAVAYLILVERKIAAWAQDRIGPNRAGPFGLLQPLADGAKMILKEDVVPGYVAKPLFILAPLISIVAAMVGFAVVPFGPVTPMPADPGFFDVLGQFQIAPGVDIGILYILAVGSLGVYGVILAGWASNSKYSFLGGLRSSAQLISYEIPLGMSILGMVMIAGSLDLNTIVNWQDRHVWGIVAQPLGFLLFLISSFAETNRLPFDLPESEQELVGGFHTEYSAMKFGMFFLGEYLHVITVSYLIVILFFGGWDIPYVLTQDQTGLVFALIKAGVLVFKVALVIIFIMWIRWTLPRFRYDTLMELAWKRMIPLSIANLVLTAIVVQIVRSWA, encoded by the coding sequence ATGTCGTTCTGGGCCCTGGTGGCAATCCTGTTCAAGATCGGCGTGGTCGTCGGCATCACCCAAGGGGCGGTGGCCTACCTGATCCTCGTCGAGCGTAAGATCGCCGCCTGGGCGCAGGACCGCATCGGGCCCAACCGCGCGGGCCCGTTCGGCCTGCTCCAGCCGCTGGCCGACGGCGCCAAGATGATCCTCAAGGAAGACGTGGTCCCTGGCTACGTCGCCAAGCCGCTGTTCATCCTGGCCCCGCTCATCTCGATCGTGGCGGCCATGGTCGGCTTCGCGGTCGTCCCCTTCGGCCCCGTCACCCCGATGCCCGCCGACCCCGGGTTCTTCGACGTCCTGGGCCAGTTCCAGATCGCCCCGGGCGTGGACATCGGCATCCTGTATATCCTCGCCGTCGGCAGCCTGGGCGTGTACGGCGTGATCCTGGCCGGCTGGGCGTCCAACTCCAAGTACTCATTCCTGGGCGGGTTGCGCTCGAGCGCGCAGCTCATCAGCTACGAGATCCCGCTGGGGATGTCGATCCTGGGCATGGTCATGATCGCCGGCTCGCTCGACCTGAACACGATCGTCAACTGGCAGGACCGCCACGTCTGGGGCATCGTCGCCCAGCCGCTGGGGTTCCTCCTGTTCCTGATCAGCTCGTTCGCCGAGACCAACCGCCTGCCGTTCGACCTTCCCGAGTCGGAGCAGGAGCTCGTCGGCGGGTTCCACACCGAATACTCGGCCATGAAGTTCGGCATGTTCTTTCTGGGCGAATATCTGCACGTCATCACGGTCAGCTACCTGATCGTCATCCTGTTCTTCGGCGGCTGGGATATTCCCTACGTCTTGACCCAGGACCAGACCGGCCTCGTCTTTGCACTGATCAAGGCAGGCGTCCTGGTGTTCAAAGTGGCACTGGTGATCATCTTCATCATGTGGATCCGCTGGACCCTTCCCAGGTTCCGGTACGACACCCTGATGGAGCTGGCCTGGAAACGGATGATCCCTCTGTCCATCGCCAACTTGGTTCTGACGGCCATCGTCGTGCAGATCGTCCGCTCCTGGGCCTGA
- a CDS encoding NADH-quinone oxidoreductase subunit I, which translates to MRPDDPSLKRMIPPTLKLHEKFYLPQIVGGLLVTGKHILSASLGKGAITVSYPEDQHVPSANYRGVHRLNKDEQGRVKCVACMLCATACPAHCIDIVGATAPESWSDREKYCESFVIDELRCIYCGMCEEACPVEAIELTGLYDLTGLSREQMIFDKTKLLSVFDLTRDAEPMRYTTPPPKAGPRPTEVEPSGLPGPKA; encoded by the coding sequence GTGCGACCCGATGACCCTAGCCTGAAGCGGATGATCCCGCCGACCCTGAAGCTTCACGAGAAGTTCTACCTCCCGCAGATCGTCGGCGGCCTGCTCGTCACCGGCAAGCACATCCTGTCGGCCTCGCTGGGCAAGGGGGCCATCACGGTCTCGTACCCCGAGGACCAGCACGTCCCGTCGGCCAACTATCGCGGCGTGCACCGGCTGAACAAGGACGAGCAGGGGCGGGTCAAGTGCGTGGCCTGCATGCTCTGCGCCACGGCCTGCCCGGCGCACTGCATCGACATCGTCGGCGCCACCGCCCCGGAATCCTGGTCCGACCGCGAGAAGTACTGCGAGAGCTTCGTCATCGACGAGCTTCGCTGCATCTATTGCGGGATGTGCGAGGAAGCCTGCCCGGTCGAGGCGATCGAGCTGACCGGCCTGTATGACTTGACCGGCCTGTCTCGCGAACAGATGATCTTCGACAAGACCAAGCTCCTCTCCGTCTTCGACCTGACCCGCGACGCCGAGCCGATGCGGTACACCACGCCGCCCCCCAAGGCCGGCCCGCGCCCGACCGAGGTCGAGCCATCGGGCCTCCCCGGCCCCAAGGCCTGA